The DNA region TCCGGACGGGCATGCGCTGGTCACCTCGTATCCGCAGGTCGGCGCGGATCTCACCGCGATCGGCGGCCCGGCGAACGGGAAGATGTTCGACACCGTCGCGCTCGTGATCGACGTGGCCTCGGGTAGGCAGCTGTTCCGGTGGAGCGCGGCCGAGCACGTGCCGCTGAGCGAATCGGAGACCTCCGGCAAGCTCACCGGCGACGTCTACGACCCGTATCACGCCAATTCGATCAGCCTCGATCCGTCGGGGAATCTGGTGGTGTCGCTGCGCAATACGGCAGCCGTCTACGACATCGACCCCGTCACCGGCGCGATCCGCTGGCAGCTCGGCGGCAAGCACCCCACGCTGGCCGCCGACCCGGATGTGCGATTCGCCTTCCAGCACGACGCCGAATTCACCGATGCCTCGACGCTGCGCCTGTTCAACAACAACTCCGACGGCCCGGAATCGCGCGGCAAGTCGAGTGTGGAGTGGATCCGTATCGACGAGGCCGCCCAGCGCGCCACCCTGGTGCGCAATCAGGAACATCCCGAAGGGCTGGTGACCATGGCCATGGGCAACGCCGAGGCCCTCCCCAACGGCAATACCCTCGTCAGCTGGGGCATGACGCCCCGCATCTCGGAGTTCGCCCCGAACGGCGAGCTCGTCTACGACGCGGTACTGCCCTTCGGCACCTACCGCGCCTACCTCGACGCCCTCCCGAGCTGACCGGCCGAGCGCGCGGCGGGGAAATGCCGGTTTCCTCGCCGCCGCGGGCCGTCCTGTGGACCGAATGTGGAGGTCTCGTGCCAATCGTGTGGGCGGCGTTCGGCGCTGTGCGGCGTCGGGCAGGATGGTGGGCGTGATCGGTAACCGGAAGTCATCGACTGAGCAGCGTGTTGTGCGGCCGCCGTCGCCGCATCCGTCGGGGGCGGTGCCGCCGGCGATTCCGGCGGAGTTCGTGCCCAGGCACGTCGCGCTGGTGATGGACGGGAACGGCCGCTGGGCGCAGGAGCGCGGGCTGCCGCGCACCGCGGGGCACGAGCGCGGCGAGGCGGTGCTCATGGACACCGTCGAGGGCTGCATCGAGATGGGTGTGAAGTGGCTGTCGGCGTACGCGTTCTCCACCGAGAACTGGCGGCGCA from Nocardia tengchongensis includes:
- a CDS encoding arylsulfotransferase family protein, with amino-acid sequence MSGSRNRKFAGVGGRLSVAVVAGLVASGAAVAAAEPVLPGLPFGGLAYTVKVEKDGVGDGFIYYTTGVSAAALVPGLGTVAGALPGGRPANVIADRAGKEIRRYEPPAGQDVSNFRTQVYQGRKVLTWWQGSTVAGHGSGVGIIADENFQVLATVDPGGAGADVHEFRLTPDGHALVTSYPQVGADLTAIGGPANGKMFDTVALVIDVASGRQLFRWSAAEHVPLSESETSGKLTGDVYDPYHANSISLDPSGNLVVSLRNTAAVYDIDPVTGAIRWQLGGKHPTLAADPDVRFAFQHDAEFTDASTLRLFNNNSDGPESRGKSSVEWIRIDEAAQRATLVRNQEHPEGLVTMAMGNAEALPNGNTLVSWGMTPRISEFAPNGELVYDAVLPFGTYRAYLDALPS